The nucleotide sequence AAGGCACCGGCCCACCCGACCTTGGCATAGTCGTCGGTGGCCAGCACCACGATGTGCAGCACGAGGAAGGCCAGGGTGAACACGGCCAGGCTGACGTGGATCCGGATCCGGACGATGGTGGCCGGACGACGCCACTTGGTGCGCCACGGGTGCGAGAGCACCAAGCCGAACACCACCAGGGCAACCATGAGCAGGTAGGCACAGATCCCCGAGGCGCGTCCCAGGATCCAGGGCGCGTTCTTGTCCCCCGCCACGGACTGGGCGGCGGTGCCCGCGAGCCAACCCGAGAGCCCGGTCGAGACGGCGATCAACGCGATGGTGCGCCAGGACGCGGGGCGCCGGGTGCCCAGGTCGAGTCGTGGCCTCTCGCCGCCGGTCGTGGACCGCGGGGTGGGGACGGCGAGGCGCGGCAACCCCTGGTGTGGCGTGGCAGGTCCGGTGCGGCCGCGCCGAGGGCGGCTCATGAGCCGTCGCGGGTCGTCAATGGACATGGGATGCACTCCAGATGATGTCGTCGCGGATGGCCTCGCTGGCTTCGAGCCGACCGGATTCGTCGACCCAGAGCGCCGGCAGGACCTTGGCGTGCGCGAGCTCGGCGATCCGGTGGCGTCCGGCGATCAGCAGGGCCTTGCTCCAGACCTCGGCCCGAGCGGGGTCCGAGTCGAGCACGGTCACCGATCGCAGCCCGGTGTCGGCGCTGATCCCCGTGCGAGGATCGACCAGGTGGTGCACCTGGCGGCCGTCGACCTGCCAGGTGCGCTTGCGCAGCGAGGAGGTGGCGCAGCCGATGTCGGTGACCTCGAGGACGGCGACCGGCTCGGAACCGCCGAGCGGATCCTCGACGCCGACCCGCCATGGCCCGCCGTCCGGCCCGGGCCCGCTGAGGGCACAGTCACCACCCGCCTCGACCAGGTAGCCGGCGCCGGCCTCGAACAGCAGGTGTGCGGCCCAGCGCACCGCCAACCCCTTGCCGATGCCGCCGAGGTCGATCGGAACCGGTCCCACCGCCACGGCGCGGTGGTGTCGATCCAGGCCCGGTGCCCACGGCGCCGTCCCGGTGGAGGTCCGGGCGGATGTCCCGAGAGCTGTCCCGCCGGCCGTCCCCGAGGTCACGGGGACGATCGAGGGGATGTCGTCCGGGGTGCGGCCGGCCGACAGCCGCACCGGGCCATCCCCGAACGGCAGCGTCCGGTCGTAGCCCATCGCGACCAGTGAGGTCAGCACCCGAGGGTCGAACAGGCCCTCGGTCTCGAGGTGAGCCCCCGCCGCCTCGGCGATCGCGAGGTAGCACTCCTGCGGCACCTCGCACCACTGATCGGCCGCGGCGTTCGCCTGCATCAGCGCGCTGGTCGGGTCGAACCGGGTGCAGGTGCGCTCGACGCGCACGAACACCTGCTCGGCCTCGGCCAGCAGCGCCGCCGCCCGCGCCCCGGGCCCGACCACCTGCAGGGTGACGTCGGTGTTCATGGCCCGGAACCTGCGGACGAGGGGGACCAGCCCCTCCGGAGAGGGGCTGGTCGAGGTGATGCCAGGACTCATCGCCAGGTCCGTCACGACCCACCGGTGCTGGCGGTGGTTGTCGGCGCAGGCGCAGGCGCCGGCTTCGTGGTGGTCGGCGCGGGCGCCGGCTTCGTCGTGGTCGGGGCAGGAGCCGGCTTCGTGGTGGTCGGCGCCGGAGCCGGAGCGGTTCCGGTGGGTGCCGGTGCCGGGGTGGTCGCGCCACCGGTCGGCGGGGTGGTGGTGCCGGTGCCGGGCGCCTTGCCCCGCAACGCGGCGACGTCCTTGCGCAGCGCGGCCACCTGACGGCGCATGGTGCGGACCTGAGCCACCTGGGCCCTGATCTGACGCTCGAGGTCCTTGTCGCGGGGCGAGCTCTTGTGCTCCCCCTGGACCGCGGCGCTGGTCAGCGCCGTGTTGGTGGCGGCAGCAGGAGTCGAGGGCAGCACCGGGTCGTGGTCGGCCGTCCAGCCCATGGTGCCGGCGAAGACAGCGGCCGAAGCCGGCGCCAACAACGCCGCGGCAGACCAGCGCGAGTGGCGGCCGACCTCGGGGGTGGTGGTGTCAGTCATCGTCGCCAGACTCCTTCTTGTCGCGCTTCTCGTCATCGTCGTCATCGTGGGAGGTGTTGCCGGTCGCGGAGCCGCCACCGGTGGAACCGCTGGACGATCCGCTGGCCCCGGTGCTGGTGTGCGTCGAGGGGCGGTGGTCGCGGGGGTGGTCTGGGACGATCCGCTGGACGATCCGCTGGCCCCGGTGCTGGTGTGCGTCGAGGGAGCAGCGGTCGCGGGGCTCGATTGGCCGGGACCGCCGGACCAGTCGCCCGAGTGGTCCTCTTGGTACCAACCCCCTTCGTGGGAGTGTTCGTGGTCGGAGCCCGGCACCGCAGGCCCGGAGGCACTCGGCGACGGGCTGGTGGACGTACCGGGCAGTCCGCCGGCCACACCCTCGGCCTTGGCCAGCGCGATCTCCTGCTTCAGCAGGTCGGCCTCGGCAGCCAGCTTGGCGTTCTCGGACGTCAGCTGATCGAGGGCCTTCTGAAGCCCGGACCTCGCGGTGGAGGCGCCCTTCGCAGACCCTCCGAGTGACTGCGAGGTCACGGCTGTGGACGCGGCGGATGCCGTTCCTGTGGTCAGGCCCAGTGCCACCCCCGCACCGCCCAGTAGTGCGGCGGTCGCGGCGGCGGTTGCACCGACCCGACGTGAGTGATTCATCGACATACCTCATACCCTCGGAGGGCTGGATGAGGAATCCGCGAAGAGGACCATGAGAGGGCTCTCATGGTCCGATCAAGCGGTCCTCTTCACGCGGACGGCGTCACGTCCCGCAGCCGGTACCCGGCGCCGCGCAGGGTCTCGATCCGTTCGGCACCCACCTTGCGCCGCAGGTACCGGATGTAGACGTCCACCACGTTGGAGCCCGGGTCGAAGTCGTATCCCCAGACCTGGCTGAGCAACTGCTCGCGACTGAGTACCTGCCCCGGGTGGCGGATCAGGGTCTCGAGCAGGGAGTACTCCCGGGCCGACAGGTCGATCTGCCGTCCGGCGGCCAGCACCCGCCGGGAGCTCGGATCGAGGGCCAGATCGCCGTAGCGCAGCACCGAGGGTTCGGGAGCGCGGCCCTCCGAACGCAGCCGCAACCGGATCCGGGCCAACAGCTCCTCGAACCGGAACGGCTTGGGCATGTAGTCGTCGGCACCGCTCTCGAGGCCGGCGACGGTGTCGTGCACGCCGGTGCGGGCCGTGAGGATGATCACCGGCAGCGCACTGCCGCCGCGGCGGAGCTTGCCCAGGACGGCGAAGCCGTCCAGCAGCGGGAGTCCGATGTCCAGCACCAACAGGTCGTGGTCGCCGCTCACCGCCTCGTCGTAGGCCGCCTGACCGTCACCGACGACGGTGACGGTGTAGCCGCTGGCGCGCAGGCCCTTGTCGATGAACGAGGCGATGCGCGCCTCGTCCTCGGCGACCAGGATGCGGCTCATGCCAGCGTTCCGTTCTCGGGTCCGGCCGTGCAGGTCACGATCTCATCCTCACGCTGGACGTCGGTGGGCCGTTCTGGTGCCCGCTCTGCTTGTCGGGCCAGGGAGAGGGTGGTTGCGTCCGGGCGACGACGGTCAGCGGCATGATCAGGGTGAACCGGGCTCCTGGTTGCCGACCGGGCGGGGTCTCGGTCGGCCTGCTGAGCTCGACCGTGCCGCCATGGGCCGCCGCGATGCTGGAGACGATCGACAGACCCAGCCCCGAGCTGTGGGTCTCACCCCGGGACACCCCGGCCCGACCGAACCGGGCGAAGATCCGCTCGGCGTCCTCGGGGGCCACGCCGGGGCCGCTGTCGCGGACCCAGAGTTGTACCTGCCCGCGCGAGAGGACGCCCCCGACGGCGACCACGTCGTCCGGTTGGGTGTGCCTCACCGCGTTGTCGGTGAGCTGCAGCATCGCCTGCGTGAGGCGATGAGCGTCGGCGACCACGACGGCGTTGATCGTGGAGTCGAGCACCCAGTGCCGATCGGCCAGCGCCTGGGCCTTGTCGAACACGTCCCGCAGCAGGCGGTCGAGATCGACACTCTCGAAGCGCACGAAGTCGGGCCGCCCGGTCTGGGCCAGCACGATCAGGTCGTTGACCAGGCGACCCATGCGGTCGAGTTCGTCCATCACCAGGTCGCGGGTGGCTTCGACCTCCGCCGGGTCGGCCGGATCGAGGACCTCGAGGTGGCCCTGCACGATGGTGATCGGGGTGCGCAGTTCGTGGCCGGCGTCGTCCAGGAAGCGTTGTTGGGTGTCGAAGGCGCCGGCCAGCCGATCGAGCATCGCGTTCACGGTGCGGGTCAACTGCGTCACGTCGTCCCGCCCGGTCACCGGGATCCGCGTGTTCAGGTCACCCGGTGAGATCGCCTGGGTCGCCTCGCGCAGCACCCGTAGCGGCCGCAGCAGTCGGCCCGCGACGAGCCAGCCACCAACGCCGATGATCACCAGGGCGATCATGGCCAGGACGGCGAACTGGGTGGCGCTGGTGGTGAGCCGTTCGAGGGCGGGCTTCAGGCTGATGGCCACGACCAGCGAGCCGACCTGCTTGCTGCTGCTGTTCTGTAGTTGCATCACGACGTAGCGCACCGGCCCGGCGGTCACGGAGTCGAGCTGGCGGATGCGGGTGGGGGCGTCGGGTGGCAGGGCGGCCACCTGGGCCAGCAGGTCCGGCTCCTTCGTGATCTGGAACGCCGGGTCCGAGGTGACGAAGGTCAGGTTGCCGTCGATGAAGCCTCCGACCACCTCGCCGTCGACCGGGACATGTTGGCCCATGACCGCCTGCAACAGCTCACTCATCGACTGACTGGTGTTCTGGTCCACCTCCTGGCGGAACTGGCCCACGTCGGCCAGCAGCACCGAGTCCAGGTGATCGATCAGCTGGCGACGCTCGAACACCGTGAAGGCCGAACCGGCGAAGGCCATGCCCAGGGCCGCGAGCAGCAGCACCGTGGCCAGGATGCGAGCACGGACACCGATCGTCAGCCGACGCTCAGTCGTCATCCTTGTCCGTATTGCGGGTGGAGCGCGAGCTCGTGGACTTGTCGTCGTCCTCGTCGTCATCGTCGGAGCTGACGGTCCGAACGCGCGTCGGCTGAATCGTCTGCGGGGCCGGCGTGCTCGTGGGCCCGGTGGTGGGTCGGGTCGTGGGATAGGTGGTCGTCCCGACCGGCCGCGCGGCGGTCGAGGTTGTGGGCTGCCCCGTCGGGCGAGCCACGGAGGTGCTGGTGACCCCGGTGACGGTCGACGACGTGGGTGGCGCGTGACTCGCGGCGTCACCGATGATCACGGCCGTGGATCCCGAGGACGGCTGCGACGTCGCGCCCGGAGAGCTGGTGGTGAAGGCGACCGGGGCGGTGTGATCCGCATCCGGGTCGGTCTCGGCGGTCGATGACCCGGCCGTCATCGGCGGCGCCGTGGGATCGGCCATCATCACCGTGCCGTCGGCGCGAATCACCAGAGCGGGGCTGACGATCCGGCCGTCAGGTTTCGGCGTGATGACCGAGGCCCAGGCTGCCGGGCCCCAGACGACGCCGGCACCGAGCAACGTGGCTCCCACGACGCCGACCTGCCACCCACGCATCACACCATCCTCGACCAGCTACTCGACAGCGACTGTGACAGCACGATGAGAGTCCTCTCATCGTGCCGACACGATCAACCGCGGATGTTGCCCCAGGTCAGGCTCTGGTAAACGGCCTCTGAACGGGGGTTGGCCCCGTACCCGTGAATCGTGTAGGCGGGATCGCCACCGAAGACCACGTTGAAGTAGGCCATGTACAGCATCTTGCCGGCCGCCGCCGCAGGGATCTTCGCACCGATCTGCCAGGTGGCGGTGTTCGCGTGCTGGGCAGACCAGGTGTGGACCGCGGTGATCCACTCAGGTGAGTCGCCGCCGCCGTCCGGCTTCAGACCCCACTCGGGCAGACCCATCGGCTTGCCGTGCTTGGCCGCGTACTGGCGCCACGCCTCGATGCCCAGTGGGCTGCCGCCGCGCCAGCTGGTGGAGCTCGGGTCTTCGCTGTACCCGTCGTGGTAATAGTCCGGCGCGATCACGTCGACCACGTCGTCACCGGGGTAATAGGTGTCGACGGGGACGCCGGAGTGGTCGCCGGAGTTCGGGCACCAGACGATGTAGGCCTCGGGCAGCGCCTCGCGCAGGATGCCGGCGTACCGCCGGAAGGCCGCCTTGAAGTCACCGACATTGCCGGAGTTGACGGACCACTCCGGGAACCAGGTGCCGTTGAACTCGTGGAACGGCCGCAGGAAGGTCGGCCCGCTCGCGCCCTTGCGCACCGAGGCGATGGTCTGGGCGGCCTGGCGCCAGCGCGCGTCATAGGCGCCGTCGGCGGCGGCGGAGTAGTTCTCGCCGCTGCCCAGCACGGTGCCGCCGACGGCGATGTCGATGGCGCCCTTCCAGCCGGAGTAGTTGGCGGTCAGGCCGGACACGGTGCGCTGTTCCTCGTCGGAGCCGTCCGCCCACGTGCCCACGATGCTCAAGGGCTCGCCCTGCCAGGCCGCGAAGCTGCCGTCGGCGACTCCGACGCCACCGGCACCGGCGTACCAGCCACCCATACGGCGTCCGTCGAGGACGACGCCGGACCGGCCGGCCGGCTTGGCCGCGGACTTCGTCCCGGTCGCCTTCGCGGTGGGCTTGCCACTGGTGCGGGCTCCGGGTGAGGCCGTGGGTGATGGTGTGCCGGACACACCCGCCGAGACGCTGGGCGTCGCGCCGCCGATCAGGCTCAGCGGCGGCACCGAGGACGAGACGCTGGCCTGGGGTGTCTGGGCCAGAGCGGTCTGCAGATCGCGCTCGGACGTGCGCTGGGTGAGCGCCACCACCACGGCCCCCGAGACCGTGAGCACACCGACCGTGGCCACGGCCGCCAGGCGCATCCGGCGCGAGCGTCGACCTGCGGCCCGGGTGTCCCGCTGGGTGCGGCGTCCGGCTCGGGTGACCGGGGCGTCGAGGTCGAGTTCACCGACGGCGCCGGCGGCGGCCGTGCGCGCGGCACGGCGGCTGGACGGCGGTCCGGGAGGGGCGGGGCGGCTCGAGGCACGGGTCGGCGGGGTGGCGCTGGTCGATGAGGCGGCGGGGGCGCCGGCCGGTGACGCGGCGGGGGACCGGAAGTCGATGATCGCGGTCGTGCCCGGCTCCACCGGGGTCAGGGCACGTCGACGAGGAGCCGCCGACCGAGCGGTTCCTGCCGATTCAGAGGTTGACGTGGACGCAGAGGTTGACGTTGACGCAGAGGTTGGTTCGAGGGCCAGTTCAGGGACCAACAGCACGGGCATCGCGTCAGCCACACGGCCGGCCTCGACCTCGGCTGCCGTGCTGCGCGCGCGCCGACGTCCGGAGCGCGAGGCGGGTTCGGCCGAGCTCAGGTGCAGGGCGAGCGTCGAGGTGTCGCGACGGGAGCGTCGAGCGCGACGGCCGGAGTCCGGCTCTGCACCCAATCCAACTCACCTCAGCTCGAAGATGACATGACGTAGTGATCTGAACACGTAGGGCAAGTACTGCGAATCACCCAATCGAACCGAAACGCTACCAGGGGCCGGAGCTGCACGGACCCGGAACCAGCGGCGCCCAACCGGACTCTGACCAGCGTCTTTGCGAATAATTAGGGTTCCCTTGAAGATCCTCGGAAGGCCCGGCGTGCCGGGTCACATCCTGGGCGCCACCTCGCCGATCACCGGGTGGCGGCTCGAGTCGGGGGGCCGTCTCGTCTAGCGTTCGGCTGTCACCGGCGGGAGGGAACCACGATGAGGATCGTCGGTCTGTTCGCCGGCATCGGTGGCATCGAAACCGGCTTTCGGGCCGCGCTCGGCGAAGCGGCCCACACCGAGCTGCTGTGCGAATGGTGGCCCCCCGCGCAACGCGTGCTGGCGGCGCGGTTCGGTGAGGTGCCGCTGCATCCGGACGTGCGTGAACTGCGTGAGCTCCCCGCCGGGATCGACGTGCTGGCGGCCGGGTTCCCGTGTACCGATCTCTCCCAGGCAGGGCGGACGGCGGGCATCACGGGAGGCCAGTCGGGCCTGGTCGGACACGTCTTCGAGGCCCTGCGTCTGACCGCGACCAGGCGCCGCCGGTTGCCGTGGCTGGTGATCGAGAACGTGCCGAACATGCTGTCCCTCGACCGGGGGCAGGCGATGCGCTACCTGGTCGGTGAGCTCGAGGCGCTGGGATACCGCTGGGCCTATCGCGTGGTCGACTCCCGCTTCACCGGGGTGCCACAGCGTCGACGACGAGTCCTGCTGGTGGCCTCCGCCGACCACGACCCGCGGGAGGTGCTCTTCGCGGACGAAGCGAGCGAGATGGTCGAGACGGGGCAGCACGCCGAGGATGCCTACGGCTTCTACTGGACCGAGGGCCGCAGCGGCCTCGGGTGGGCGCGGGACGCCGTCCCCACCCTCAAGGGCGGTTCGACGCTCGGCATCGCCTCACCCCCGGCGGTCTGGGTGCCGGGCGCGCCGCCGGGACGGCGCCTGGTCACCCCGCAGATCGAGGACGCCGAGGCGCTGCAGGGGTTCGCCCGCGGCTGGACGGCGCCCGCCGAGGATGCCCCCCGCCGCAACGGGCCGCGGTGGAAGTTGGTCGGCAATGCGGTGACCGTCGGGGTGGCCAGGTGGCTGGCCGGCCGGATCGCCGAGCCGGGCGAGGTGTTACCGCTGCCGTCCGAATCGTGGTCGGGCAGTCGATCCTGGCCGACCGCGGCCTGGGGTGAACGCGGGCAGGTGTGGCGCATGGCGGCGTCGGAGTACCCGCGGCTGGAGCCGTATCGCCACCTGCTGGACGTGATGGACGCCGAGACCGCACCCGCGCTGAGCCATCGGGCGGCCGCCGGGTTCCTGGGGCGGCTGCAGCGCGGAAACCTCGGGCGTCACCCCGGCTTCCGGGAGGACGTGGCCCGGCATGTGGAGCTGACCGAGCCGAGGGGGGCAGGACTCGCCGCGGAGGCAGCCTGGACGGGTGGCAGGTGATCCACCACCGGCTGCCGTCCGCGACGACGTACGACGGATGGTGCGTGGATCAGCCCGCGTGCTGACTGACGGCGGCGAGCAGTTGATCCTTGTTCATGGCCGACCGGCCCGGGATCTCGAGCCGGCGGGCCTCGGCCAGGAGTTCGGCGCGCGTCAGGGACTCCAGACCGGCCGGCTCGGGCTCCGGCTCCGGCTCGGGCTCCGGCTCGGGCTCCGGCTCCGGCTCGGGCTCCGGCTCGGGCTCGGGCTCCGGCTCGGGCTCCGGCTCGGGCTCCGGCTCCGGCTCGGGCTCCGGCTCCGGCTCCGGCTCTGGCTCTACGGCCGCAACGGGTTCGGCCGCCTTGTCCTCGACGGCCGGGGCCTCGACAGCGACAGCCGCGGCGGGAGCGCTCGCAGCGTCCTTGGCCGCCTTCGCGGCCTTCTTGGCCTGCTTGGCAGCCTTCTCGGCGACCTTCTCGGCCTCCTTGGCAGCAGCCTTCGCCGCCTTCTCGGCCTCCTTGGCAGCAGCCTTCGCCACCTTCTCGGCCGCCTTGGCGGCCTTCTCGGCCGCGACCTTGGCCGCCTTGGCCTGCTTCTTCAGCGCGTCCTTGGCCTTCTTGGACAGCTTCTCAGCGGCCTTGCCCTTGTCTTTGCTCTTGTCCTTGCTCTTGGCGCCCTTGCCCTTGGACATGTGATGACTCCTCGACGATCGCTGGGGAACGGTCCGCGAACCCGGTCCGAGTCGGCCCGACGGTGGCTATCGGGGCCGGTGGTGTGGGGCTCGGCACGACTGTGTGGCCGTACCGTACCGGGCCGAACCATCTGTTCGTGGGGGTGTGCCAGAGTCCGGCCATCCCCCGTGGGGTGCACGCCGCCGTGTCACCCTTCGGCACCCCGCCGGCCCGCCCACGCGATCACCCGGTGAGCCGATCGACCCGGCCCGCGGCAGGTCGCGGCACACTGAGGCGATGAGTCGTCCGCCGGCTTCCTCGCCCGAGGTGCAGCGGCGCATGCAGCGGCAGCGCCGCCGCGACACCGCTCCCGAGCTGGCGCTCCGGAGAGCGTTGCACCGCAGGGGTTTGCGCTATCGGGTCGATCGGCCCGTGGTACGCGGCGTCCGACGTCGAGCGGATGTGGTGTTCGGGCCGGCCAAGGTGGCGGTGTTCGTCGACGGCTGCTTCTGGCACTGCTGCCCCGTGCACGCGACGTATCCGGCATCGAACGCGCAGTGGTGGGCCGAGAAGCTCGCCGGCAACGTCGCCCGTGATCGGGCCACCGACCTGGCGCTCACCGCGGCGGGATGGCTCGTCGTCCGGGTCTGGGAACACGAGGACGCCGAGACCGCCGCCCGACACATCACGGACGTCGTCCGAGCCCGCCGCGCCTCGTGATCATGAGCGCAGCGCCTGGTGCAGCTCGTGCATCGCGATGGTGACGGTTCGCTGCCGAACCTGGTCGCGATCACCGGACAGTGACAACGCCCGCAGCCGCCGACCGACAGGGGTGACCACCGCGAGGTGCACGGTGCCGACCGGCTTGTCGGGGGTACCGCCACCAGGGCCGGCGACCCCGGTGATCCCCACCCCGACGTCCGCACCCAGGGCGGTGCGGGCCCCCTCGGCCAGGGCTTCGGCGACCTGAGAGCTGACCGCGCCGTGGGCCGCGAGCAGGTCGGCCGGCACCGCCGCCAGTGCGGTCTTCACGGCATTGCTGTAGGCCACGATCGAGCCGAACAGGTAGTCCGACGATCCAGCGCGCGCCGTGATCCGGGCGGCGAGCAGGCCGCCGGTGCACGACTCGGCGGTGGCCACCGTCCAGCCGCGGTCGAGCAGGCCCTGCGCGACCAACGCGTCGATGGTGGCGCCGTCCGGGCTGAACGCGGTGGCGGCGAAGTCGGCCAGCACGGTGCGGCGCAGCAGCTCGAGCTGGTCGAGCGAGGTGGGGGTCTGCGGCCGGTACCGGGTGACGATCTCGAGCTCGCCGTCGCGCAGGCACGTGGTGACCTCGAGATCGCTGATCTCGGACTCGATCCGGCGCAGCGTGGCGGCCAGGTCGGCCTCGAGACTTCCCCAGAGCCGGATGGTGTCCTCGCACAGCGGGGTGGCTCGGGCCATGATCTCGCGCACGGCAGGGACGGCGAGCGCGGCGGACCACATGCCCTGTAGCTCGTTCGGAGGGCCCGGCAGCACGACGACCGGGGGCCCGGGGTGTCCGTCGGCCGCGGGGACGACCAGCCCGGGGGCGGTGCCGATCGGCTCCAGGACGGCGGCGCCGTCCGGCACCATGGCCTGCTTGCGCACCCCGGCCGCCGTGGCCGCGGGGTCGGACGGAAGGCCGCGACGACGGTGGAGGGCCGCGACGGCGGCGGCGATCCGGTGCTCCAGGGCGGGGTCGAGGTGCATCGGGCGGGCCCGCACCTGGGCGACGAGAGAGGCGGTCAGATCGTCGGCGGTGGGACCGAGCCCTCCGCTGGTGATCACCAGGTCGTGATCGGCGAGCAGGTGGCCCAGCGCGGCGACCAGGTCTGTCGGCCGGTCGCCGACCACCATGATCTGCCCCACGTCGACGCCGAGTACGCGGAGTTGCTCGGCCAGCCACGGGCCGTTGCGATCGGCCACCCGACCGGTGAGCACCTCGGTTCCGGTGATCAGGATCCCGGCTCTGACTGTCGTGCCCTGTGCCATACCCGAACCGTACGCACCGACCCGGTCGGATGGGTCAGCCGAGTGAGCCGGGTCAGCCGGGCAGGACGGGGTTGATCCAGGTGAGCTCGGGGAATCGGGCGAAGTCACTGTCGGCGCTCACCATGGGCACGCCGTGTTCGATGCACAACGCGGCGAGCGCGGCGTCGGAGATCAGGTTGCCTCGCAGGTCGTAGCGCGTGATCAGGTCGCGCAAGATGGCCGCATGCCCGAGACCAGGCTCCGGGATCCAGGTGGCGGGGGCACCGAGCCAATCCTCGACGTGCTCCCACGCCTCGGCACCGGTCAGCGGTGTTGCCAGCGCCCGGGGGTTGCTGACGATGCGGACGAATGCCCAGAGGGACAGCCAGGGGATTCCCACCCGGTGGGGTCCGTTCAGGGCATCGGTGAGCCAGGTGACGGCCCGGTGATGGAAGGGGCTCTGCTCGTCGACCGAGTAGAGCAACACGTTCGCGTCCAGCAGCATCAGCGGGCCGTCGGCCCCTCGAGCAGATCGAGCGCCTCGGCCACATTCGAGACATCGATGCGCAGGCCCAGCGCACGGGTCCGGGGCGTGAAGGGTGCCCGCCGCTGTTCGATCAGCATGCCCCGCCGGATCAAGTCGTTGACCGCTTCGCTGACGCCCTTGCCGCTGCGACGCAGGGCTTGGACAGCGGCTGCCGTGTCGTCGTCCAGCTCAACCGTGGTTCGCATGCACCAAAGCTAGCACTTGAATGCGGATCCTTGCGCACTCGCATGCGCCGGCGCCCGGAGTGGCCCCTGTTGAACGGCGTCAGTCGGTGGTCAATCGGTGACGGTGACCCCGCGCCAGAAGGCGAACCGGCCGGTGATCTGCTCGGCTGCCGGCTTCGGGCTCGGGTAGTACCACGCGGCGTCCGGGTTGAGCTGACCATCGACCTCGAGGGAGTAATAGGACGCCGTGCCCTTCCAGGGGCACACGGTGGTGGTCTGCGACGGACGCAGCACCGCCGGGTCGACCGAGTCGGCCGGGAAGTAGTGGTTGCCCTCGACGACGACCGTCTGGTCGCTGTCGGCAATGACCTGTCCGTTCCAGATGGCACGCATGTGGCTGCCAACGCCGGTTGGAGGGTGATGCTTCCCGCCGTCAGGCAGGTGGCGGCTCGACATCGAGCTCGATCCAGGAGCCGTCAACCCCAGCGGTCACCACAGCTGCGTTGGCGCGGCAGGCGGAGGTGATCGGGTGTTCGCCATATCGATGGGCCGCACGGTCCGCGGTGTGTGCCGCCAGCGATCGCGCGGCGGCGATCGACCCCGTCGCGAGCCGGTCGGACGCCAGCCCATTGGCAGCGGCCACGGTGTAGGGGTGATCGGAGCCGAGGATCGAGGTGAGGTCGTGGAAGGCGGGTTCGTCGAGTTCCTGAGCCTCACGGGAGCGCCCGAGGCCGCGCAGCGTGCCGGCCAGCACCACGGACGAGGCTGCCGTGACCGGATGCCTCCACCCGAAGCGACGACGGTAGGTGTCCTGAACGTCCACAGCGAGGCTCCATGCCTCCCCGAAGCGCGCCTGTGCTCGGAGCGAGTTGACGTGACTGATGCTGGCCGCCAGGGAGCGTTCATGGTCGGCGCCCCACGAGTTCAGGTGGTTCTCGTAGCTGCGCCGGCTGGCCTCGGCCGCTTCGGGCCTGCCCAGGCAGCGCAGTGCCACCGCGACCGTGCGTCCGGCGAGCAGGGGAAGGACGTGGCCAGGGCGCAAGCCCGGATCGAGGTTGCTCCAGGCCTGTGATGCCTGCGCCAGCATTTCGTCGAAACGACCCAGACCGTAGAGATCCCAGGCCAGGTTGAGTTGTGTGGTGTGAAGAAGATGATCATCAACTTCCACCAGGGTGTTGAGGTGGGCAAGAACGTCTCGGTGGTGGTCATACGCGGCGGCATAGTCGCCCAAGAGCCGGCGGCTCACGCCAAGATTTGCTCTCACTCTCACGGACCTGAGGGTGCTGACGTGGGGCGAGCGGATGCTTCGCTCCAAAGTGTCCTGTTCCATAGCCAGGGCCGCTTGGTACTCACCGGCGATACGCAGATCTACCCCGGCGCTCGTTGCGACATCGAGCGTGACTGGATGGTCACGTCCGAACTGGTGATCGCCACGAAGTCGGTCAAGGGTCGATTGGGTGACGTCGCGTGATCGCTCGTACTCCCCCAATGCACGTAGCGCATTGGCCTGATGGCGTGAGAGACCAAC is from Kineosporiaceae bacterium and encodes:
- a CDS encoding ferric reductase-like transmembrane domain-containing protein, giving the protein MSIDDPRRLMSRPRRGRTGPATPHQGLPRLAVPTPRSTTGGERPRLDLGTRRPASWRTIALIAVSTGLSGWLAGTAAQSVAGDKNAPWILGRASGICAYLLMVALVVFGLVLSHPWRTKWRRPATIVRIRIHVSLAVFTLAFLVLHIVVLATDDYAKVGWAGAFLPMASQYRPVPVTLGVIATYAGILAGITASAAGRWAGKVWWPIHKVSALSLVLAWLHGVYTGIDTRTLGWLYAVTAVGVVVLAASRYVVRTPADLVAEYTQEVA
- a CDS encoding FAD:protein FMN transferase, with the translated sequence MNTDVTLQVVGPGARAAALLAEAEQVFVRVERTCTRFDPTSALMQANAAADQWCEVPQECYLAIAEAAGAHLETEGLFDPRVLTSLVAMGYDRTLPFGDGPVRLSAGRTPDDIPSIVPVTSGTAGGTALGTSARTSTGTAPWAPGLDRHHRAVAVGPVPIDLGGIGKGLAVRWAAHLLFEAGAGYLVEAGGDCALSGPGPDGGPWRVGVEDPLGGSEPVAVLEVTDIGCATSSLRKRTWQVDGRQVHHLVDPRTGISADTGLRSVTVLDSDPARAEVWSKALLIAGRHRIAELAHAKVLPALWVDESGRLEASEAIRDDIIWSASHVH
- a CDS encoding response regulator transcription factor, whose translation is MSRILVAEDEARIASFIDKGLRASGYTVTVVGDGQAAYDEAVSGDHDLLVLDIGLPLLDGFAVLGKLRRGGSALPVIILTARTGVHDTVAGLESGADDYMPKPFRFEELLARIRLRLRSEGRAPEPSVLRYGDLALDPSSRRVLAAGRQIDLSAREYSLLETLIRHPGQVLSREQLLSQVWGYDFDPGSNVVDVYIRYLRRKVGAERIETLRGAGYRLRDVTPSA
- a CDS encoding HAMP domain-containing protein, giving the protein MTTERRLTIGVRARILATVLLLAALGMAFAGSAFTVFERRQLIDHLDSVLLADVGQFRQEVDQNTSQSMSELLQAVMGQHVPVDGEVVGGFIDGNLTFVTSDPAFQITKEPDLLAQVAALPPDAPTRIRQLDSVTAGPVRYVVMQLQNSSSKQVGSLVVAISLKPALERLTTSATQFAVLAMIALVIIGVGGWLVAGRLLRPLRVLREATQAISPGDLNTRIPVTGRDDVTQLTRTVNAMLDRLAGAFDTQQRFLDDAGHELRTPITIVQGHLEVLDPADPAEVEATRDLVMDELDRMGRLVNDLIVLAQTGRPDFVRFESVDLDRLLRDVFDKAQALADRHWVLDSTINAVVVADAHRLTQAMLQLTDNAVRHTQPDDVVAVGGVLSRGQVQLWVRDSGPGVAPEDAERIFARFGRAGVSRGETHSSGLGLSIVSSIAAAHGGTVELSRPTETPPGRQPGARFTLIMPLTVVARTQPPSPWPDKQSGHQNGPPTSSVRMRS
- a CDS encoding DNA cytosine methyltransferase, whose protein sequence is MRIVGLFAGIGGIETGFRAALGEAAHTELLCEWWPPAQRVLAARFGEVPLHPDVRELRELPAGIDVLAAGFPCTDLSQAGRTAGITGGQSGLVGHVFEALRLTATRRRRLPWLVIENVPNMLSLDRGQAMRYLVGELEALGYRWAYRVVDSRFTGVPQRRRRVLLVASADHDPREVLFADEASEMVETGQHAEDAYGFYWTEGRSGLGWARDAVPTLKGGSTLGIASPPAVWVPGAPPGRRLVTPQIEDAEALQGFARGWTAPAEDAPRRNGPRWKLVGNAVTVGVARWLAGRIAEPGEVLPLPSESWSGSRSWPTAAWGERGQVWRMAASEYPRLEPYRHLLDVMDAETAPALSHRAAAGFLGRLQRGNLGRHPGFREDVARHVELTEPRGAGLAAEAAWTGGR
- the vsr gene encoding DNA mismatch endonuclease Vsr, giving the protein MSRPPASSPEVQRRMQRQRRRDTAPELALRRALHRRGLRYRVDRPVVRGVRRRADVVFGPAKVAVFVDGCFWHCCPVHATYPASNAQWWAEKLAGNVARDRATDLALTAAGWLVVRVWEHEDAETAARHITDVVRARRAS